A stretch of Myroides oncorhynchi DNA encodes these proteins:
- the thiH gene encoding 2-iminoacetate synthase ThiH, producing the protein MSFIQTYEQYDWEEIKKKIYETTSAKVEYSLIKNKKTLTDFLHLISPAAAPYLEQMAQISQQLTQKRFGKTISLYAPMYLSNECNNICTYCGFSVDNNIRRKTLTPKEIEQEITAVKTQGYDHILLVTGEANHVVNINYFKQSIEQIQQSFSTISIEVQPLKQDEYEQLADLGVYAVLVYQETYHKEVYKQYHPKGKKSNFEYRLDTPDRIGRAGIHKIGLGVLLGLEDWRVDSFFNALHIDYLQKTYWQTKYSVSFPRLRPAEGVIEPNFIMEDRDLIQLLCAYRIWNEDLEISISTRESKILRNNVFKLGATTMSAGSKTNPGGYSVAEDSLEQFEICDTRSTSEIYHLIKESGYEPIWKDWDKAYQ; encoded by the coding sequence ATGTCCTTTATACAAACTTATGAACAATACGACTGGGAAGAGATTAAGAAAAAAATCTATGAAACAACCTCTGCTAAAGTAGAATACAGTCTCATAAAAAATAAAAAGACACTTACTGATTTCTTACATCTCATCTCTCCCGCTGCCGCTCCTTATTTAGAGCAAATGGCACAAATAAGTCAACAGCTTACGCAAAAGAGATTTGGCAAGACGATATCATTATACGCCCCTATGTACCTAAGTAATGAGTGTAATAATATTTGTACCTATTGTGGTTTTAGTGTAGATAATAATATTCGAAGAAAGACACTAACTCCAAAAGAAATAGAACAAGAAATTACTGCAGTAAAAACACAAGGCTATGATCATATCCTACTTGTCACTGGAGAAGCTAATCACGTAGTCAATATCAACTACTTCAAACAAAGTATAGAACAAATACAACAGTCTTTTTCTACCATCTCAATAGAGGTACAGCCCCTAAAGCAAGATGAATACGAACAGTTAGCTGATCTTGGTGTATATGCTGTACTAGTATATCAAGAGACCTATCATAAAGAAGTCTATAAACAATATCATCCTAAAGGGAAGAAATCTAACTTTGAATATAGACTAGACACCCCTGACAGAATAGGGAGAGCTGGCATACATAAAATAGGACTAGGTGTTCTCCTTGGACTAGAAGACTGGCGAGTAGATAGTTTCTTTAATGCGCTTCATATTGATTATTTACAAAAAACCTATTGGCAAACGAAGTATTCTGTATCATTCCCTAGATTAAGACCAGCAGAAGGTGTTATAGAACCGAACTTCATCATGGAAGATAGAGACCTCATACAACTATTATGTGCATACAGAATTTGGAATGAAGACCTAGAGATATCCATCTCTACCCGTGAGAGTAAAATCTTAAGAAACAATGTCTTCAAACTAGGAGCTACTACTATGAGTGCTGGCTCAAAAACCAATCCGGGAGGATATAGTGTAGCAGAGGACTCACTAGAGCAATTTGAGATTTGTGATACGAGAAGTACATCCGAAATCTATCACCTTATTAAAGAATCAGGATATGAACCTATATGGAAAGATTGGGATAAAGCCTATCAATAA
- a CDS encoding HesA/MoeB/ThiF family protein codes for MDTTDFLRYNRQMNLAEIGIDGQMKIKQAKVLVIGAGGLGSPALTYLACCGVGTLAVIDYDTIEHHNLHRQILFTEIDINKNKTTIATQRIKELNPHIHFTAYNEKLTNVNAIDILSPYDIIVDGSDNFDTRYLVNDVGVSLDKTIIYGTIFGFEGQLSVFNYKGSHNLRNLFSEPPAEEDVPNCTLNGVLGTFPGIIGTMMAHETLKVILTLPALSNQLLIINTLTWQVTKLNY; via the coding sequence ATGGATACAACAGATTTCTTACGATATAATAGACAGATGAATTTAGCTGAAATAGGTATAGATGGTCAAATGAAGATTAAACAAGCTAAAGTATTAGTCATCGGTGCTGGAGGATTAGGTTCTCCAGCATTGACCTACTTAGCATGTTGTGGCGTAGGTACATTAGCTGTCATAGATTATGACACCATAGAACATCACAATCTCCATCGACAAATACTATTCACAGAGATAGATATCAATAAAAATAAAACAACAATAGCTACACAAAGAATTAAAGAACTAAACCCTCATATACACTTTACTGCCTATAATGAGAAACTAACAAATGTAAACGCTATAGATATACTATCTCCTTATGACATCATAGTAGATGGCAGTGATAACTTTGATACTAGGTATTTAGTCAATGATGTAGGTGTAAGCTTAGATAAGACTATTATCTATGGAACTATATTCGGATTCGAAGGACAACTAAGTGTATTTAATTATAAAGGCTCACATAATCTGCGTAATCTATTCTCAGAACCACCTGCAGAAGAAGATGTCCCTAACTGTACTCTTAATGGGGTACTAGGAACATTTCCAGGTATTATAGGAACTATGATGGCACATGAAACACTTAAAGTCATCCTAACATTACCGGCTCTTAGTAATCAACTACTAATAATAAACACCTTAACATGGCAGGTAACAAAATTAAATTACTAA
- the aat gene encoding leucyl/phenylalanyl-tRNA--protein transferase: protein MISSIDSNYLYFPSVENAHESGILAIGGDLSANRLILAYKSGIFPWFEDGEPITWWAPDMRMVLAPDEVHISKSMRSILKKEQFKITFNTCFADVISNCQNAKRDGQLGTWITDDMIEAYCNLHKLGLAQSVEVWQDGELVGGLYGVDMAPVFCGESMFSSVPNASKVAFIYLCEYLESKNYKLLDCQVYNSHLDSLGAYEIPREVFMEYLPQK, encoded by the coding sequence ATGATATCATCTATAGATAGTAATTACTTGTATTTTCCATCAGTGGAGAATGCGCACGAATCAGGTATATTAGCAATAGGCGGAGACCTGTCTGCTAATAGACTTATACTCGCCTATAAGTCTGGTATATTTCCATGGTTTGAAGATGGAGAGCCTATTACTTGGTGGGCGCCTGATATGCGTATGGTGCTCGCACCTGATGAAGTACATATTTCTAAAAGTATGCGTAGTATACTTAAAAAAGAACAATTTAAAATTACTTTCAATACTTGTTTTGCTGATGTAATTAGCAATTGTCAAAATGCTAAACGCGACGGACAATTGGGAACTTGGATTACAGATGATATGATTGAAGCATATTGCAATTTACATAAACTAGGTTTGGCTCAGTCTGTTGAAGTCTGGCAAGATGGAGAATTAGTAGGGGGCTTATATGGGGTAGATATGGCACCTGTTTTTTGTGGAGAAAGTATGTTTTCATCTGTTCCTAATGCAAGTAAAGTCGCTTTTATTTATTTATGTGAGTATTTAGAAAGCAAGAATTATAAATTGCTAGATTGTCAAGTATATAATAGTCATTTAGACTCCTTAGGTGCTTATGAAATACCAAGAGAAGTTTTTATGGAGTATTTACCTCAAAAGTAA
- a CDS encoding DUF3127 domain-containing protein produces the protein MEVTGRIKLIGHTQDISSSFRKREVVVTTEEQYPQHIMIEFTQDKVNLLDTYQVGEQVRVSINLRGREWQSPQGDTRYFNTIQGWRIEHMMPAQQGGNMEQNQQPYMGQQDNMQSQYGNTGMSQQGGFNQNQQQGFAQNTQGQQQGGFNQNQQQGFAQNTQGQQQGGFNQNQQQGFAQNTQGQQQGGFNQNQQQGFNQGQNNMGQQFPPASSYSEEDHDDLPF, from the coding sequence ATGGAAGTTACAGGAAGAATCAAGTTAATTGGACATACACAAGATATTAGTTCATCATTCAGAAAGAGAGAAGTTGTAGTAACTACAGAAGAGCAATATCCTCAGCATATTATGATAGAGTTTACTCAAGATAAAGTAAACTTATTAGATACATATCAAGTGGGTGAACAAGTTAGAGTTTCTATTAATTTGAGAGGAAGAGAGTGGCAAAGTCCACAAGGTGATACTAGATACTTTAATACAATCCAAGGATGGAGAATAGAGCACATGATGCCTGCTCAACAAGGAGGTAATATGGAGCAAAATCAACAACCATATATGGGGCAACAAGATAATATGCAGTCTCAATATGGTAATACTGGTATGTCTCAACAAGGAGGTTTTAACCAAAACCAACAACAAGGTTTTGCTCAGAATACTCAAGGGCAACAACAAGGAGGCTTTAATCAAAACCAACAACAAGGTTTTGCTCAGAATACTCAAGGGCAACAACAAGGAGGTTTTAACCAAAACCAACAACAAGGTTTTGCTCAGAATACTCAAGGGCAGCAACAAGGAGGCTTTAACCAAAACCAACAACAAGGTTTTAACCAAGGACAAAATAATATGGGACAACAGTTTCCTCCTGCTTCAAGTTATTCTGAAGAAGATCACGACGATTTACCATTCTAA
- a CDS encoding flavin reductase family protein produces the protein MKSIKPNDISVVELQRLMQTSIGPRPIALASTIDADGRPNLSPFSFFNMVSTNPPILVFSPSRRVRDNSNKHTLFNVQANLQVVINVVTYDMVQQTSLSSTEYKDGVNEFVKSGLTMVPSDIVKPFRVKESPVQYECVVQEVIGLGQEGGAGNLVICEVVKIHVNEEVLDENGQIDQHKIDLVARMGANWYTRANEGVFEVEKPLTTLGLGVDVLPIEAIESDVFTGNDLGILGNVEHLPNDEEVLSFANSNKELKEILISNNQINKFKLAKKYLEENNVPLAWKTILAK, from the coding sequence ATGAAATCTATAAAACCAAATGATATCTCTGTAGTAGAGCTACAGAGACTGATGCAGACGTCTATAGGACCACGTCCAATAGCTCTTGCAAGTACGATAGATGCTGATGGTAGACCAAATCTATCTCCGTTTAGCTTCTTTAATATGGTAAGTACTAATCCACCTATTTTAGTGTTTTCTCCATCTAGACGTGTGAGAGATAATTCTAATAAGCATACCCTATTTAATGTACAGGCTAATCTTCAGGTAGTGATTAACGTGGTGACGTATGATATGGTTCAACAGACTTCTTTATCAAGCACAGAGTATAAGGATGGGGTAAATGAGTTTGTTAAATCAGGATTGACAATGGTACCATCAGATATAGTCAAACCATTTAGAGTAAAAGAAAGTCCTGTACAGTATGAGTGCGTTGTACAAGAAGTAATTGGTCTTGGACAAGAGGGAGGTGCTGGAAATCTTGTGATTTGTGAAGTTGTAAAAATACATGTGAATGAAGAGGTGTTAGATGAAAATGGGCAAATAGATCAACATAAGATAGATTTAGTAGCACGTATGGGAGCGAACTGGTATACACGTGCTAATGAAGGTGTTTTTGAAGTAGAAAAGCCATTAACTACACTTGGTTTGGGAGTAGATGTGTTACCTATAGAAGCAATAGAAAGTGATGTATTCACAGGTAATGATTTGGGGATATTAGGTAACGTTGAGCATTTGCCAAATGATGAGGAAGTGCTAAGCTTTGCAAATTCAAATAAAGAGTTAAAAGAAATATTGATATCTAATAATCAAATCAATAAATTTAAATTAGCAAAAAAATATTTAGAAGAAAATAATGTACCTTTGGCTTGGAAAACAATTTTAGCCAAATAG
- a CDS encoding sensor histidine kinase has translation MSNKKEIFRWSVIAAALITLLVILWNTYSFFQTYKTEERTKMKIWAEALNTLDIATSIEADVSLPFLIMMENKTIPIIQTDVNDNILSINNIDENIVNTPEKKQALLRRLKSQNPPILLKVGKQTQYVYYGNSSLLTKLKYYPVTLVLIFLFFTVLLFYFYRSNKVATQNKLWTGMAKETAHQIGTPLSSLLGWIEIMRLDNVNPDTIAEIEKDVKKLQIIADRFSKIGSIPKLTDVDIISETRKTFDYFSLRNSKQILFTMDSPDYEILIPLNKELHSWTIENLIKNAIDAMKGKGKLAIHIQDTPKVVNILITDAGSGIPKKMLKKIFEPGYTTKKRGWGLGLSLTKRIVEDFQNGKIKITQSEIGKGTTFCITYNKKRLH, from the coding sequence TTGAGCAATAAGAAAGAAATATTCCGCTGGTCAGTTATCGCCGCCGCATTAATCACCTTATTAGTAATCCTTTGGAATACCTATTCTTTTTTTCAGACCTATAAAACTGAAGAGAGAACAAAGATGAAAATATGGGCAGAAGCACTGAATACCCTTGATATTGCTACATCTATTGAAGCAGATGTCTCTCTCCCCTTTTTAATTATGATGGAAAACAAAACGATTCCCATCATACAAACAGATGTAAATGACAATATATTATCTATTAACAATATAGACGAAAATATAGTCAATACGCCTGAGAAGAAACAAGCACTACTGCGCAGATTAAAATCACAAAATCCTCCTATTCTATTAAAAGTAGGTAAGCAAACACAATACGTATACTATGGCAACTCTTCTTTATTAACTAAACTAAAGTATTACCCTGTTACCCTAGTTCTAATATTTTTATTCTTCACTGTCTTATTATTTTATTTCTATCGCAGTAATAAAGTAGCTACTCAAAATAAACTATGGACAGGTATGGCGAAAGAGACTGCCCACCAGATAGGAACGCCTCTATCTTCTCTTCTAGGATGGATAGAAATTATGAGACTAGACAATGTGAATCCAGACACAATAGCAGAAATAGAAAAGGATGTAAAAAAACTGCAAATTATAGCAGATAGATTCTCTAAGATAGGTTCTATCCCTAAGCTTACTGATGTTGATATTATCTCTGAGACTCGTAAGACTTTTGATTACTTCTCTCTTAGAAACTCTAAGCAAATACTCTTTACGATGGATAGCCCAGACTATGAAATATTAATCCCTTTAAACAAAGAACTACATAGCTGGACGATAGAAAACCTTATCAAGAATGCTATAGATGCTATGAAAGGAAAAGGAAAGTTGGCTATACATATACAAGACACTCCTAAAGTGGTCAATATATTGATCACCGATGCAGGTAGTGGTATCCCAAAAAAAATGTTGAAGAAGATATTTGAGCCTGGATATACAACTAAAAAACGGGGATGGGGATTAGGACTATCCTTAACAAAAAGAATAGTAGAAGACTTCCAAAATGGAAAGATTAAAATTACTCAATCAGAAATAGGTAAAGGAACTACATTCTGTATTACGTATAACAAAAAGAGGTTGCACTAA
- a CDS encoding HIT family protein: MSSIFTKIISGEIPAYKVAEDDNFLAFLDINPNAKGHTLCIPKEEINKIFDMEEDQYLELMKFSRKVAKALELAVPCKRVGMAVVGLEVPHVHVHLIPLQEMDDMRFTKKEKLSPEEFEAVAKAINSHL; encoded by the coding sequence ATGAGTTCTATTTTCACGAAGATCATTTCAGGAGAGATACCTGCATATAAAGTAGCAGAGGATGATAATTTTCTAGCATTTTTAGATATTAATCCTAATGCGAAGGGACATACATTATGTATTCCTAAGGAGGAGATTAATAAGATTTTTGATATGGAAGAGGATCAATATCTAGAGTTGATGAAGTTCTCTCGTAAAGTAGCTAAAGCATTAGAGCTAGCAGTGCCTTGTAAGAGAGTAGGTATGGCTGTAGTGGGGTTAGAAGTGCCTCATGTACATGTCCATCTAATTCCTCTTCAAGAGATGGATGATATGCGATTCACTAAGAAGGAAAAGCTATCTCCAGAAGAGTTTGAAGCAGTTGCTAAGGCTATTAATAGTCATTTATAA
- the greA gene encoding transcription elongation factor GreA, with the protein MSKISYYTAEGLKKLKDELEQLKSVERPKASQAIADARDKGDLSENAEYDAAKEAQGLLELKIAKVEEVVANARLIDESQLDVTKALVLSKVKIKNTANGMEITYTLVAESEADLKAGKISVTSPIGRGLLGKSVGDIAEIQVPNGTIAFEVLEISRDN; encoded by the coding sequence ATGAGCAAGATTTCGTATTATACTGCGGAAGGTCTTAAGAAGTTAAAAGACGAATTAGAGCAGTTGAAAAGTGTGGAGCGTCCTAAAGCATCTCAAGCGATAGCTGATGCAAGGGATAAAGGTGACTTGTCTGAAAATGCAGAATATGATGCAGCTAAGGAAGCACAAGGATTATTAGAGTTAAAGATAGCTAAGGTAGAAGAAGTTGTAGCAAATGCTCGACTAATAGATGAATCTCAGTTAGATGTTACTAAGGCTTTAGTATTATCAAAAGTAAAAATTAAAAATACAGCTAATGGTATGGAGATTACCTACACATTAGTGGCAGAGAGTGAAGCAGATCTAAAAGCAGGTAAGATATCTGTAACTTCTCCTATTGGTAGAGGGTTGCTAGGTAAATCTGTAGGTGATATTGCGGAGATACAAGTTCCTAATGGTACTATTGCTTTTGAGGTATTAGAAATAAGTAGAGATAACTAA
- a CDS encoding Rieske (2Fe-2S) protein, producing MKKLFLFLFTILISVSCGKTNGKYTNPYLPSQSVNFSLYLNDPAAINLLNPGGVYVAYGVGNSISGIAIYNAGAQYFAYELTCPNHKPEGCSVLTRKDNKGIFVYCSCKHNHDGVQAQFSLINGQSLTPGVQYQLKPYPVRKQGDYLHINY from the coding sequence ATGAAGAAATTATTTCTATTCCTTTTTACAATACTTATATCTGTCTCTTGTGGTAAAACTAATGGTAAATATACTAATCCATATTTACCTAGCCAAAGTGTAAACTTTAGTCTATACTTAAATGACCCTGCTGCGATAAACTTACTAAATCCTGGAGGTGTATATGTAGCTTATGGAGTCGGAAACAGCATAAGTGGTATAGCTATTTACAATGCAGGAGCACAGTATTTCGCTTATGAACTAACTTGTCCTAATCACAAACCAGAAGGATGCTCTGTACTAACTCGAAAAGATAATAAAGGCATATTTGTCTATTGTTCATGCAAACACAATCATGACGGAGTACAAGCTCAATTTAGCCTTATCAATGGACAATCTCTTACTCCAGGAGTACAGTACCAACTAAAACCGTATCCTGTAAGAAAACAAGGTGATTATTTACATATTAACTATTAA
- a CDS encoding TonB-dependent receptor — translation MKKKLLQSLLVTAVCASSTYAQEKQVKDSVQQSTLNEIVLSAVRADEKTPIAYANLSKSEIGKRNLGQDIPTIMSYMTSVVTTTDAGNGIGYSSFRVRGSDATRVNVTLNGIPYNDGESQGSFWVNMPDFTSSVQNLQLQRGVGTSTNGSAAFGASLNLKTDDFSHEANGEVSNSFGSYNTRKSTVKFSTGLINDKFEIAGRLSDMKSDGYIDRASSNMKSYYLQGVYVGETSLIKAVVFRGKQKTYQAWNGVSQADIDKYGRRYNPAGKYKDDQGNTQFYDNETDNYIQTHYQLHWSEQWSSAWSSNVSLHYTKGDGYYENYKENQKFKSYGFKPITVDGKEVNKTDLIRQKSLDNHFYGMVFNTNYTADKLSVIVGGGANKYEGDHFGNVLWTRQPVKFSPNYEYYRDDAVKTDLNFYAKATWQFADKWSLYGDMQYRRVTYEANGIETGLVNDKFNFFNPKGGITFQLDGQNQFYMSYAKGNREPNRKDYEGEGKPKSESMDDYELGWRFRGDRATINVNAYYMKYKDQLILTGEINDVGGMLRANSGDSYRAGLEIDANVCVLEKLYWSPSVTISANKNKNFMTTVDNKPINLGTTNIAFSPDFIASNAITYLPISGMSVSLLTKFVGEQYMANLDAKESKLDSYFINDLSASYEFPIKGWVRSVGVSVLANNIFNVKYISNGYYDPEWGAAYYPQAEFNILAGLSIKF, via the coding sequence ATGAAAAAAAAATTACTTCAATCTTTATTGGTAACTGCTGTTTGTGCAAGTTCCACCTATGCACAAGAGAAACAAGTTAAAGATTCTGTTCAACAATCAACACTTAACGAAATCGTATTATCAGCTGTTCGTGCAGATGAGAAGACGCCTATTGCTTATGCCAACTTATCTAAGAGTGAAATTGGAAAGCGCAATCTCGGACAAGATATTCCTACCATTATGTCTTATATGACTTCAGTAGTGACTACTACTGATGCTGGTAATGGGATAGGATACTCTAGCTTCAGAGTACGTGGGTCAGATGCGACACGTGTCAACGTAACCTTAAATGGGATTCCATATAATGATGGAGAGTCACAAGGTTCTTTTTGGGTTAATATGCCAGATTTTACATCATCTGTTCAGAATCTACAGTTGCAGCGTGGTGTAGGTACTTCTACTAACGGATCAGCAGCATTCGGCGCTAGTCTTAATCTAAAGACAGATGACTTCTCACATGAAGCTAATGGAGAAGTATCTAATTCTTTTGGTAGTTATAATACACGCAAGTCTACTGTTAAGTTTAGCACTGGACTAATCAACGATAAATTTGAGATAGCTGGACGTCTATCCGATATGAAGTCTGATGGATATATAGACCGGGCGTCTTCTAACATGAAGTCTTACTACTTACAAGGAGTGTATGTAGGTGAGACTTCATTAATAAAGGCTGTGGTATTCAGAGGGAAACAAAAGACGTATCAAGCCTGGAATGGCGTGTCTCAAGCGGATATAGATAAGTATGGTCGTCGTTATAATCCTGCTGGGAAGTATAAGGATGATCAAGGGAATACACAGTTTTACGATAATGAGACAGATAATTATATCCAGACACATTACCAATTGCACTGGAGTGAACAGTGGTCATCAGCTTGGTCTTCTAATGTGTCTTTACATTATACCAAAGGAGATGGATACTATGAGAATTATAAAGAAAATCAAAAGTTTAAAAGCTATGGATTTAAACCTATTACTGTAGATGGTAAGGAGGTAAATAAGACAGATTTGATAAGACAGAAGAGTCTAGATAATCACTTCTATGGGATGGTGTTTAATACTAATTACACAGCTGATAAACTTAGTGTGATAGTAGGTGGAGGAGCGAATAAGTATGAGGGGGATCACTTCGGAAATGTGCTATGGACTAGACAGCCAGTAAAGTTTAGCCCTAACTATGAGTATTACAGAGATGACGCAGTGAAGACAGACCTTAATTTCTATGCTAAAGCGACTTGGCAGTTCGCTGATAAGTGGAGTCTATATGGAGATATGCAGTATAGAAGAGTAACTTATGAAGCTAATGGTATAGAGACAGGGTTAGTCAATGATAAGTTTAACTTCTTTAATCCTAAAGGAGGAATTACTTTCCAACTAGATGGTCAAAATCAGTTTTATATGTCTTATGCCAAGGGTAATAGAGAACCAAACCGAAAGGACTATGAGGGTGAGGGAAAACCGAAGTCAGAGAGTATGGACGATTATGAATTAGGATGGAGATTCAGAGGAGATAGAGCTACTATTAATGTGAATGCGTACTATATGAAGTATAAAGATCAATTGATCTTGACAGGAGAAATTAATGATGTAGGAGGAATGCTAAGAGCCAATAGTGGGGATAGTTATAGAGCAGGTTTAGAGATAGATGCGAATGTATGTGTGCTAGAGAAATTATATTGGTCTCCTAGTGTAACGATAAGTGCAAATAAGAATAAAAACTTTATGACTACGGTAGATAATAAACCTATTAACCTAGGGACTACTAATATTGCCTTCTCACCTGACTTTATTGCATCTAATGCTATTACCTATTTACCTATATCAGGAATGAGTGTGTCATTACTGACGAAGTTTGTAGGAGAGCAGTATATGGCTAATCTAGACGCTAAGGAATCAAAACTTGATTCTTATTTTATCAATGACCTAAGTGCTTCTTATGAGTTCCCAATAAAAGGATGGGTTAGATCAGTAGGAGTTTCTGTACTAGCGAACAATATATTTAATGTGAAGTATATCTCTAATGGATATTATGACCCAGAATGGGGAGCTGCTTATTATCCACAAGCAGAGTTTAATATATTAGCGGGATTGAGCATTAAGTTTTAA
- a CDS encoding glycosyltransferase family 32 protein, translated as MIPKIIHLCWFGGSKFPESVEICIASMKKHNPDYQIMIWNEENYDVNKCRFTSEAYREKKFAFVSDVCRLEVLQQYGGVYLDTDVEILKSFDPLLDNDFFLGRESLTLLCTAVIGCVPNHPLTAELLTYYSSKSFYRYPLLKSFYKKINKTPNTVIISKMLSNNGLLKDNSCQRIDKYNLVIYPTYYFSPIDYKTKVFNKSEDTYCIHHFTTTWKK; from the coding sequence ATGATTCCCAAAATAATTCATTTATGTTGGTTTGGTGGAAGTAAGTTCCCCGAGTCAGTAGAAATATGCATTGCTAGCATGAAGAAGCATAATCCTGATTATCAAATTATGATATGGAATGAAGAGAATTATGATGTTAATAAATGCAGGTTTACTAGTGAGGCATATCGTGAGAAGAAGTTTGCTTTTGTATCAGATGTCTGTAGGTTAGAAGTGTTACAACAGTATGGAGGGGTATATTTAGATACAGATGTAGAGATTCTTAAGAGTTTTGATCCTTTATTAGATAATGATTTTTTCTTAGGGAGAGAGTCACTGACTTTGTTGTGTACAGCAGTTATAGGATGTGTACCTAATCACCCTCTGACTGCGGAATTATTGACATATTATAGCTCTAAGTCTTTTTACAGATATCCACTTCTAAAGTCTTTTTACAAAAAAATCAATAAAACGCCTAATACGGTGATTATAAGTAAAATGCTTAGTAATAACGGACTGCTTAAAGATAATAGTTGTCAAAGAATAGATAAATACAATTTAGTTATTTACCCAACGTATTATTTTAGTCCAATAGATTATAAGACTAAAGTGTTTAATAAATCTGAGGATACTTATTGTATCCATCACTTTACAACCACCTGGAAAAAGTAA
- the arfB gene encoding alternative ribosome rescue aminoacyl-tRNA hydrolase ArfB produces MLREVIERELTFKAVRSSGAGGQNVNKVSTKVVLSWDCMNSQGITEEERTLLLERLKNRFTKEGVLILDADNTRSQIKNKAIVLERFFQLLSIGLHIEKERRETKTPRRVLQKRKESKQQNSLKKALRKRLM; encoded by the coding sequence ATGCTTAGAGAAGTAATAGAAAGAGAATTGACCTTTAAAGCCGTCCGCAGTAGTGGAGCAGGTGGACAGAATGTTAATAAAGTATCTACTAAAGTTGTGCTGTCTTGGGATTGTATGAATTCGCAAGGGATAACAGAAGAAGAACGTACACTATTGTTAGAACGACTTAAGAACAGATTTACGAAAGAAGGAGTATTAATATTGGATGCTGATAATACACGTAGTCAGATTAAAAATAAAGCAATTGTACTAGAGCGTTTTTTTCAACTGCTGTCTATTGGTTTACATATAGAAAAAGAGAGAAGAGAGACTAAAACACCTCGTAGAGTTTTGCAAAAGAGGAAAGAGAGTAAACAGCAAAACTCTTTAAAGAAGGCATTGAGAAAACGATTAATGTAG
- the pnuC gene encoding nicotinamide riboside transporter PnuC yields the protein MFDFFFGAYSEASMLQIVLESIVFIFGILSVWYAGKENILVYPTGIIATIITVYLLYVIGYYGDMILNGYYSIMSVYGWYNWSRQKDGHSVLKISRTNRSEKVKGVIIFFVTLIIIYGVYYFSGKEILPENYIDIITSGIFFTGMYYMALKKIENWTLWIIGDIVSVPLYAYRGYGILAVQFAVFTVLATMAYISWYKTINKEKCLEK from the coding sequence ATGTTTGACTTTTTCTTTGGAGCTTATAGTGAAGCGAGTATGCTTCAGATAGTATTAGAATCAATAGTGTTTATATTCGGAATATTAAGTGTGTGGTATGCTGGTAAAGAAAACATCCTAGTCTATCCAACAGGTATTATAGCTACTATTATTACAGTATATTTGCTTTATGTGATAGGGTATTATGGAGACATGATCTTAAATGGATACTATTCTATAATGAGTGTGTATGGCTGGTATAACTGGTCTAGACAGAAAGATGGACATAGCGTATTAAAGATTAGTAGAACTAATAGAAGTGAAAAAGTAAAGGGAGTTATCATATTCTTTGTAACTCTTATTATTATTTACGGTGTTTATTATTTCTCAGGCAAAGAAATATTGCCAGAGAATTATATAGATATTATTACATCAGGTATCTTTTTTACAGGGATGTATTATATGGCACTAAAGAAGATAGAGAATTGGACACTTTGGATTATAGGAGATATAGTATCAGTTCCACTATATGCATACAGGGGATACGGTATATTAGCAGTACAATTTGCTGTCTTTACTGTACTTGCTACTATGGCTTATATATCATGGTATAAAACAATAAATAAAGAAAAATGCTTAGAGAAGTAA